A single window of Nitrososphaerota archaeon DNA harbors:
- the amrS gene encoding AmmeMemoRadiSam system radical SAM enzyme: protein MAPPTRLLEASGKEAELFRNLPSGRVQCTACARICQIGEGQVGFCGVRGVVGGKLYLLVYGKVMAGHVDPIEKKPVVHYRPGSKIFSIATSGCSWACSYCQNSDISQLRKIEGIEATPEEIVTNALTYGCEGIAYTYNQPTIFMEYARDVGKIARSKGLFNIFVSNGYDTPETVSLMPQFLDCVTVDFKGSGETNFVRKYISIPNSDPIFQSLLEVKNKTKVHIEITDLIIPRVGESLEAAEKLCRFVYDNLGPDIPVHFLRFHPDYKMMDFPWTPVETLEKHYEIGKKAGLNYVYVGNVPGHPAENTYCPGCGRVLIKRYGYEILEYNLDARNRCNSCGQNTPIVGPLSRSAGEDRFISVIN from the coding sequence ATGGCTCCTCCCACACGACTACTGGAAGCATCGGGGAAAGAGGCGGAGCTCTTCAGGAACCTCCCCAGCGGTCGTGTCCAGTGCACGGCCTGCGCAAGGATCTGCCAGATCGGAGAGGGCCAGGTCGGCTTCTGCGGGGTAAGAGGCGTCGTCGGGGGAAAGCTCTACCTCCTCGTCTACGGCAAGGTCATGGCAGGGCACGTCGACCCCATCGAGAAGAAGCCTGTCGTCCACTACCGACCCGGTTCGAAGATATTTTCCATCGCGACCAGCGGGTGCTCCTGGGCCTGCTCGTACTGCCAGAACAGCGACATAAGCCAGCTGCGCAAGATCGAAGGTATCGAAGCCACCCCTGAAGAAATCGTCACGAATGCTCTGACATACGGTTGCGAGGGAATCGCATACACCTACAACCAGCCGACCATATTCATGGAGTACGCCCGCGACGTGGGGAAGATAGCGAGGTCCAAGGGCCTCTTCAACATCTTCGTCTCGAACGGCTACGACACCCCCGAAACGGTGAGCCTGATGCCCCAGTTCCTGGACTGCGTCACCGTCGACTTCAAGGGGAGCGGGGAGACCAACTTCGTCCGGAAGTACATCTCCATACCGAACTCTGACCCCATCTTCCAGAGCCTCCTTGAAGTGAAAAACAAGACCAAGGTCCACATCGAGATCACCGACTTGATCATCCCCAGGGTGGGCGAGTCCCTGGAGGCGGCTGAGAAGCTCTGCCGCTTTGTCTACGACAACCTCGGTCCCGACATCCCCGTCCACTTCCTCAGGTTCCACCCCGACTACAAGATGATGGACTTCCCCTGGACCCCGGTCGAGACCCTCGAGAAGCACTACGAGATCGGGAAGAAGGCGGGTCTGAACTACGTCTACGTCGGGAACGTCCCCGGACACCCCGCCGAGAACACCTACTGCCCCGGCTGCGGCAGGGTGCTGATCAAGCGTTACGGCTACGAAATCCTCGAGTACAACCTAGACGCTAGGAACAGATGCAACTCGTGCGGTCAGAATACCCCGATAGTCGGTCCCCTAAGCCGCTCTGCCGGGGAGGACCGCTTCATCTCAGTGATCAACTGA
- the trxB gene encoding thioredoxin-disulfide reductase, with protein sequence MDETVRKLVIVGSGPAGLTAAIYGSRADLDPLVFMGTRYGGQLMLTSEVENFPGFTDPVMGPDLIMKMKGQAERLGAHLVQEDVVKVNFNVYPFEVYSDSGLVRAWSVIIATGANPRRLNLESESRLQGKGVSNCAVCDGFFFRGKKVAVVGGGDTAMEEATFLTKFASTVQVIHRRDELRASEALKKEARSNPKISFIWDTAVTDVLGDGHVEGVRTKNLKTGQEGELKVDGLFVAIGYDPNTEMFRGQVELDDKGYVVVKNRTESSVPGVFVAGDVHDFRYRQAITAAADGCKALLDAEKFVKQKLEVKVVS encoded by the coding sequence ATGGATGAGACAGTCAGGAAGCTCGTGATAGTCGGGTCTGGACCTGCCGGTCTGACGGCTGCGATCTACGGGTCGAGGGCAGACCTGGACCCCCTAGTCTTCATGGGGACCAGGTACGGAGGGCAGCTCATGCTGACCAGCGAAGTGGAGAACTTTCCAGGGTTCACGGACCCGGTGATGGGGCCCGACCTGATAATGAAGATGAAGGGACAGGCGGAGAGGCTCGGCGCCCACCTGGTACAGGAGGACGTTGTGAAGGTCAACTTCAATGTCTACCCCTTCGAGGTCTACTCAGACAGCGGGCTGGTCAGGGCTTGGTCGGTCATAATCGCGACCGGCGCCAACCCCAGGAGGCTGAACCTCGAGTCCGAGTCCAGACTGCAGGGGAAGGGAGTGTCCAACTGCGCCGTATGCGACGGCTTCTTCTTCAGGGGGAAGAAAGTCGCGGTCGTCGGCGGAGGGGACACGGCGATGGAGGAGGCCACCTTCCTGACCAAATTCGCGTCCACGGTCCAAGTCATCCACCGAAGGGACGAGCTCAGGGCAAGCGAGGCTCTGAAGAAGGAGGCGCGCTCGAACCCGAAGATCAGTTTCATCTGGGACACAGCGGTCACCGATGTGCTCGGAGACGGGCACGTTGAGGGGGTCAGGACGAAGAACCTGAAGACAGGCCAGGAGGGGGAGCTAAAGGTCGACGGATTATTCGTCGCCATAGGCTACGACCCAAACACGGAGATGTTCAGGGGGCAGGTCGAGCTCGACGACAAGGGGTATGTCGTGGTGAAGAACCGCACCGAGAGCAGCGTGCCTGGCGTCTTCGTGGCAGGAGACGTTCACGACTTCAGATACAGGCAGGCGATCACGGCCGCGGCAGACGGGTGCAAGGCCCTGCTGGACGCAGAGAAGTTCGTAAAGCAGAAGCTGGAGGTAAAGGTAGTCAGTTGA